One window of Helicobacter winghamensis ATCC BAA-430 genomic DNA carries:
- the atpA gene encoding F0F1 ATP synthase subunit alpha: MVAKLQADEISSIIKERIDNFELDLDIAQTGKVVAYADGVAKVYGLKNAMSYEMVEFDTGDKGLASSLEEGSVGVVVLGAGKEIKEGTSVKRLGKLLRVPVGDGMMGRVVNALGEPIDGKGAVEVKEYRFMEEKAPGIMARKSVHEPLQTGLKAIDALVPIGRGQRELIIGDRQTGKTTVAIDTIINQKGQDVVCIYVAIGQKESTVAQVVRKLEEHGAMEYTIIVNAPASDSAAMQYLAPYAGVTMGEYFRDNGRHALIVYDDLSKHAVAYREMSLILRRPPGREAFPGDVFYLHSRLLERAAKVSDELGAGSLTALPIIETQAGDVAAYIPTNVISITDGQIFLETDLFNSGIRPAINVGLSVSRVGGAAQIKATKQVSGTLRLDLAQYRELQAFAQFASDLDESSRKQLDRGQRMVEVLKQPPYSPLPIERQVVIIFAGARGYMDDIAVANITKFEGDLYPFLEAKYPQIFEDIRSKKMLDKDIEETLCKALEEFKSSFAV; this comes from the coding sequence GTGGTAGCAAAATTACAAGCAGATGAAATTAGTTCTATTATTAAAGAAAGAATTGATAACTTTGAACTTGATTTAGATATTGCGCAAACAGGGAAAGTTGTTGCATACGCTGATGGTGTTGCAAAGGTTTACGGACTTAAAAATGCAATGAGCTATGAAATGGTAGAGTTTGATACAGGCGATAAAGGATTGGCATCAAGCTTGGAAGAAGGCAGTGTTGGTGTTGTGGTTTTAGGTGCCGGAAAAGAGATTAAGGAAGGAACTTCTGTTAAGCGTTTAGGCAAACTTTTGCGTGTTCCGGTTGGCGATGGTATGATGGGGCGTGTTGTAAATGCTCTTGGCGAACCAATTGATGGAAAAGGTGCTGTTGAAGTTAAAGAGTATCGTTTTATGGAAGAAAAAGCTCCTGGAATTATGGCTAGAAAATCCGTTCATGAACCTCTTCAAACGGGATTAAAGGCTATTGATGCGCTTGTTCCAATCGGTAGAGGGCAAAGAGAGTTAATTATCGGAGATAGACAGACAGGAAAAACAACTGTTGCGATTGATACAATCATTAATCAAAAGGGACAAGATGTTGTTTGTATTTATGTAGCAATTGGTCAAAAGGAATCCACAGTGGCACAAGTGGTAAGAAAGCTTGAAGAGCATGGCGCAATGGAATATACAATTATTGTGAATGCTCCAGCTTCAGATTCTGCTGCTATGCAATATCTTGCTCCTTATGCAGGTGTTACAATGGGTGAATACTTTAGGGATAATGGCAGACATGCATTAATTGTTTATGATGATTTAAGTAAGCACGCAGTTGCCTATCGTGAAATGTCTTTGATTTTAAGACGCCCTCCAGGTCGTGAAGCATTTCCGGGTGATGTTTTCTATCTACACTCAAGATTGTTAGAGAGAGCGGCTAAGGTTAGCGATGAGTTAGGTGCTGGATCTTTAACAGCATTGCCAATCATTGAAACACAAGCAGGAGATGTTGCAGCATATATTCCAACAAATGTTATTTCCATTACAGATGGTCAAATTTTCTTAGAGACTGATTTGTTTAATTCTGGAATTAGACCTGCTATCAATGTTGGTTTATCTGTTTCTCGCGTGGGTGGTGCAGCACAAATTAAGGCGACAAAACAGGTTTCTGGAACTTTAAGACTTGATCTTGCTCAATATAGAGAGCTTCAGGCTTTTGCGCAATTTGCTTCAGATTTGGATGAATCTAGCAGAAAGCAGTTGGATAGAGGACAAAGAATGGTGGAGGTATTAAAACAGCCTCCTTATTCTCCATTGCCAATTGAGCGTCAAGTTGTAATTATTTTTGCAGGTGCTAGGGGATATATGGACGATATTGCAGTGGCTAATATCACAAAATTTGAAGGAGATTTATATCCGTTCTTGGAGGCAAAATATCCACAAATTTTTGAAGATATCCGCTCTAAGAAAATGCTAGATAAAGATATTGAAGAAACACTTTGCAAAGCGTTAGAAGAATTTAAATCTAGTTTTGCTGTATAA
- a CDS encoding F0F1 ATP synthase subunit B — MQNRKVYFLTLSFMPAMLFAAGGESANYDIIERTINFVIFFGLVYYFAADAIKNTFKARRDEIANSLAKIQEKLQESKKAKEKAQNQLEEAKRIAHDIVETAHKESVIITQKVEEAAKTEIESLVRQYNDHIAFEQRKAEKLIVDEILSEFLNKDSVALSKDVLAKSLLKKVA, encoded by the coding sequence ATGCAAAATAGAAAAGTATATTTTTTAACATTGTCGTTTATGCCGGCTATGCTTTTTGCAGCAGGTGGAGAGAGCGCCAATTATGATATCATTGAAAGAACCATTAATTTTGTTATTTTCTTTGGGCTTGTGTATTACTTTGCGGCAGATGCAATTAAAAATACTTTTAAAGCACGTAGAGATGAGATTGCAAATTCTCTAGCAAAGATCCAAGAAAAGTTGCAAGAATCCAAAAAAGCAAAAGAGAAAGCTCAAAATCAGTTAGAGGAAGCCAAGCGAATTGCACATGATATTGTGGAAACTGCACATAAGGAGTCTGTAATTATTACACAAAAAGTGGAAGAAGCAGCAAAAACAGAGATTGAAAGCCTTGTGCGTCAATATAATGATCATATCGCATTTGAGCAAAGAAAAGCAGAAAAACTGATTGTTGATGAGATTTTATCAGAATTTTTAAACAAAGATTCTGTTGCATTAAGCAAAGATGTTTTGGCTAAATCCCTGTTAAAAAAGGTAGCTTAG
- a CDS encoding F0F1 ATP synthase subunit delta, translated as MKDLIAKRYIKALASVVSQKELEEIVLFLGKLAGANSISKFRDIIESPYVSTAQKVDFILERVLDNSANAKFSNFIKVLAEHKRLDLFEELYSGLSSHLATLNKEYIAQLIVNEGYDESVLKEIESKFSKKLGVNLLLKQQVVASVGIKLVVEDLGVEVSFSQEKFVNDLRNHILKAF; from the coding sequence ATGAAAGATTTGATTGCAAAGCGTTATATTAAAGCACTAGCTAGTGTGGTATCGCAAAAAGAATTGGAAGAAATTGTGCTTTTTCTTGGAAAGCTAGCAGGAGCAAATTCAATTTCAAAGTTTAGAGATATTATAGAATCTCCTTATGTTTCCACAGCGCAAAAAGTGGATTTTATCCTGGAAAGGGTTTTGGATAATTCTGCTAATGCAAAGTTTTCTAATTTTATTAAAGTTTTGGCAGAACATAAGAGATTGGATTTATTTGAGGAGCTTTATAGTGGGCTATCATCCCACTTGGCAACTTTAAATAAAGAGTATATTGCACAATTAATTGTTAATGAAGGTTATGATGAATCAGTCTTAAAGGAGATTGAAAGCAAGTTTAGTAAAAAACTTGGCGTTAATCTTTTGTTAAAACAGCAAGTAGTAGCAAGTGTTGGAATTAAGCTGGTTGTTGAGGATTTAGGCGTAGAAGTTTCTTTTTCGCAAGAGAAATTTGTTAATGATTTAAGAAATCATATTTTAAAAGCATTTTAA
- the atpD gene encoding F0F1 ATP synthase subunit beta has translation MVGKIIQVMGPVVDVDFESYLPAINEALDIDFEIDGQSRKLVLEVAAHIGDNRVRAIAMDMTEGLTRGEKVSARGNPITVPVGEQVLGRIFNVTGDVIDGGEELNNPEKWSIHRSAPTFENQSTKTEMFETGIKVVDLLAPYSKGGKVGLFGGAGVGKTVVIMELIHNVAFKHSGYSVFAGVGERTREGNDLYHEMKESGVLDKVALCYGQMNEPPGARNRIAFTGLTMAEYFRDEKGLDVLMFIDNIFRYAQSGAEMSALLGRIPSAVGYQPTLASEMGKLQERITSTKKGSITSVQAVYVPADDLTDPAPASVFAHLDATTVLNRKIAEKGIYPAVDPLDSTSRILDPQVVGEEHYKVATSVQQVLQKYKDLQDIIAILGMDELSEEDKKVVERARKIEKFLSQPFFVAEVFTGSPGKYVTLQETLEGFKGILEGKYDQIPENAFYMVGNINEVLEKAEKMKANA, from the coding sequence ATGGTAGGAAAAATCATTCAAGTAATGGGTCCTGTGGTTGATGTAGATTTTGAGTCTTATCTACCGGCAATCAATGAAGCATTAGATATTGATTTTGAAATTGATGGGCAAAGCCGTAAGTTGGTTTTAGAGGTTGCAGCACACATTGGGGATAATCGTGTGCGTGCAATTGCTATGGATATGACAGAGGGTCTTACAAGAGGAGAAAAAGTCAGTGCTAGAGGAAACCCTATTACTGTTCCAGTGGGAGAACAAGTTTTGGGTAGAATCTTTAATGTGACAGGTGATGTAATTGATGGTGGAGAAGAACTAAATAATCCAGAGAAGTGGTCAATCCATAGAAGCGCACCAACTTTTGAAAATCAAAGCACAAAAACAGAAATGTTTGAAACAGGGATTAAGGTTGTTGATTTGTTAGCGCCTTATTCTAAGGGTGGTAAAGTTGGTTTATTTGGCGGTGCCGGTGTTGGTAAGACGGTTGTTATTATGGAGCTTATCCACAATGTCGCCTTTAAGCATAGTGGCTATTCTGTGTTTGCTGGAGTTGGTGAGAGAACGCGTGAAGGGAATGATCTTTACCATGAAATGAAAGAGTCTGGAGTTTTAGATAAAGTTGCTTTATGTTATGGGCAAATGAATGAACCACCAGGTGCTAGAAATAGAATTGCTTTTACAGGTCTTACAATGGCGGAATATTTCCGTGATGAAAAAGGTTTGGATGTATTAATGTTTATTGATAATATTTTTAGATATGCGCAATCTGGTGCAGAGATGTCAGCACTTCTTGGAAGGATTCCATCCGCGGTAGGTTATCAACCAACACTAGCAAGTGAAATGGGTAAGTTACAAGAAAGAATCACATCAACCAAAAAAGGATCTATTACTTCTGTTCAGGCAGTTTATGTTCCTGCTGATGACTTGACTGACCCGGCTCCGGCTTCTGTTTTTGCTCACCTTGATGCAACGACAGTATTAAATAGAAAAATTGCAGAAAAAGGAATTTATCCCGCGGTAGATCCACTTGATTCTACTTCTAGAATTTTAGATCCTCAAGTTGTAGGAGAGGAACATTATAAGGTTGCTACAAGCGTGCAGCAAGTACTTCAAAAATATAAAGATTTGCAAGATATTATCGCAATTTTGGGTATGGATGAACTTTCAGAAGAGGATAAGAAAGTTGTTGAAAGAGCTAGAAAGATTGAAAAATTCTTATCTCAACCTTTCTTTGTTGCAGAAGTTTTCACAGGAAGCCCCGGTAAATATGTAACTTTACAAGAAACTTTGGAAGGCTTTAAAGGAATTCTAGAAGGCAAGTATGATCAGATTCCAGAAAATGCTTTCTATATGGTAGGAAATATCAATGAGGTTCTTGAAAAAGCGGAGAAAATGAAAGCTAACGCGTAA
- a CDS encoding ParB/RepB/Spo0J family partition protein gives MAKKGLGRGLGAILSEVEEAYQNDLQDNSGLVVELDIDKIKPNPLQPRKVFEAASLQELATSIEEHGLLQPILVYEDSKDTDFYYLIAGERRLRASKLAKKESIKAIIVDVQMDKLRELALIENIQREDLNPIDLARSYKELIDDYGITHEEMAKRLSKSRTQITNTLRLLDLSKEVQDLVLENKISQGHAKILVTLPKEQQNLIANSIVGQKLSVHATEKIVKNCKETKILNKIPNFKNSLQKQKDLNKDSIAALKTACAELKSNGIMAFVQKNRLIVEFSNDEEVKKFSKILPL, from the coding sequence ATGGCAAAGAAGGGATTAGGGCGCGGACTTGGTGCTATTTTAAGTGAAGTCGAAGAAGCTTATCAAAACGACTTACAAGACAATTCAGGCTTAGTTGTGGAGCTTGATATTGATAAAATTAAACCAAACCCATTGCAACCGCGCAAAGTTTTTGAAGCAGCTTCTTTACAGGAGCTTGCCACTTCTATTGAAGAACATGGATTATTGCAACCTATTTTAGTTTATGAGGATAGCAAGGATACAGATTTTTATTATTTGATTGCTGGTGAGCGTCGTTTGCGTGCAAGTAAGCTTGCCAAAAAAGAAAGCATTAAAGCAATTATTGTAGATGTTCAAATGGATAAACTGCGAGAATTAGCGTTGATTGAAAATATCCAAAGAGAGGATCTAAATCCTATTGATTTAGCGCGTTCTTATAAAGAACTCATTGATGATTATGGAATTACACATGAAGAAATGGCAAAACGCTTATCAAAATCACGCACGCAAATTACTAATACACTTCGTTTGTTAGATCTAAGCAAGGAAGTGCAAGATTTAGTTTTGGAAAATAAAATCTCACAAGGACATGCAAAAATTTTGGTTACATTGCCAAAAGAGCAGCAAAATCTCATTGCAAATTCTATCGTCGGGCAAAAGTTGAGCGTGCATGCAACGGAAAAGATTGTGAAAAATTGCAAAGAAACAAAAATTTTAAATAAGATTCCAAATTTCAAAAATTCTTTGCAAAAACAGAAAGATTTAAATAAAGACTCTATTGCAGCTTTAAAGACTGCTTGTGCAGAACTAAAAAGCAATGGAATTATGGCATTTGTGCAAAAAAATCGGTTAATTGTAGAGTTTAGTAACGACGAGGAGGTGAAAAAGTTTAGTAAAATTTTACCATTATGA
- a CDS encoding ExbD/TolR family protein, whose product MKSHYNWDETPELNITPLVDIMLVLLAILMVTAPVIVYQEEIALPQGSKSAKMQEDSKIEIRVDLKRNIYLKNEVLSFDSFPDAFIVFANAYDKNTQVYIRADKNLKYDDVIYILKIAKQSGFSRVSLVTDG is encoded by the coding sequence TTGAAGTCGCATTATAATTGGGATGAAACTCCAGAATTAAACATTACTCCTTTGGTGGATATTATGCTTGTGTTGTTGGCGATTTTAATGGTAACAGCACCTGTAATTGTTTATCAAGAGGAAATTGCTTTGCCGCAAGGTTCAAAAAGTGCGAAAATGCAAGAAGATTCCAAGATTGAAATCCGGGTAGATTTAAAGCGTAATATTTACTTAAAAAACGAAGTTTTAAGCTTTGATAGTTTTCCAGATGCTTTTATAGTTTTTGCAAATGCGTATGATAAAAATACGCAAGTGTATATTCGTGCAGATAAAAATTTAAAATATGATGATGTTATTTATATCTTAAAGATTGCAAAACAAAGTGGATTTTCAAGGGTCTCACTCGTTACTGATGGCTAG
- a CDS encoding ParA family protein codes for MCEVICIANQKGGVGKTTTAVNLAASLAVEEKRVLLIDADPQANATTSLGFHRNSIEFNIYHVLIGTKKLSQIIQKTAIPTLHLAPSNIGLVGIEKEFYSHKRNGRELILKKKIEDILDVYDYVIIDSPPALGPLTINALSASNSVIIPIQCEFFALEGLAQLLNTIKILRKEINPDLEIKGLLPTMYSAQNNLSRQVYADLVQHFDGQLIKEVASKTTIAIPRNIKLAESPSFGKPVILYDVRSQGNMAYQNLARAILKRA; via the coding sequence ATGTGTGAAGTGATTTGTATTGCAAATCAAAAAGGTGGCGTTGGCAAAACAACAACAGCAGTAAATCTTGCCGCTTCCCTTGCGGTAGAAGAGAAGCGCGTGTTGTTAATTGACGCTGACCCACAGGCAAATGCCACGACAAGTTTGGGATTCCATCGCAATAGCATAGAGTTTAATATTTATCATGTTTTAATTGGCACAAAAAAGCTCTCACAAATCATTCAAAAAACTGCAATTCCAACTCTGCATTTAGCGCCTTCTAATATCGGTTTAGTTGGGATTGAAAAAGAATTTTATAGCCATAAGCGCAATGGGCGAGAGTTGATTTTAAAAAAGAAAATTGAAGATATTTTAGATGTGTATGATTATGTGATTATTGACTCTCCACCAGCTCTAGGACCACTTACAATCAATGCGCTATCAGCTTCAAATTCTGTGATTATCCCTATTCAATGCGAGTTTTTCGCTCTTGAAGGCTTGGCGCAACTTTTAAACACTATTAAAATTTTACGCAAAGAAATTAATCCAGATTTGGAGATTAAAGGTTTATTGCCAACAATGTATAGCGCGCAAAACAACCTTTCAAGGCAAGTGTATGCGGACTTAGTGCAGCATTTTGATGGGCAACTCATTAAAGAAGTAGCTTCTAAAACAACCATTGCAATTCCGCGCAATATTAAGCTTGCAGAATCTCCCAGCTTTGGCAAACCAGTGATTTTATATGATGTGCGTTCGCAAGGGAATATGGCATATCAGAATCTAGCGCGTGCGATTTTAAAGAGAGCCTAA
- a CDS encoding TonB C-terminal domain-containing protein, whose translation MARVVLFFTSGSVSLCCYALIIILLFWQLNSISEPPKAYTAYKETTFSIDLIEEPSPKKAIKITQKKAEKKVKDIPIKKESASVSANVGLGINDLFKQVESKMPVKSIKPASQDDKIAKNKKAKESAQTRDLNDELEKIMANLDTQKTLSFAVPKGEFDAFYAKVHEILAQSWNPVRTSVEHFSEVAITIDSQGRFSYSIIKKSGDLEFDEALKGFLDIMSVQEFPRYEGGDSTKIMVTFKTEV comes from the coding sequence ATGGCTAGAGTTGTTTTATTTTTTACCAGCGGTAGCGTTTCTCTTTGTTGCTATGCTTTAATTATTATTCTTTTGTTTTGGCAATTAAATTCAATTAGTGAGCCACCAAAAGCCTACACAGCTTACAAGGAAACAACTTTTAGTATTGATTTAATTGAAGAGCCTAGTCCTAAAAAGGCAATTAAAATCACACAAAAAAAAGCAGAAAAGAAAGTTAAGGATATTCCAATAAAAAAAGAAAGTGCATCTGTGAGTGCAAATGTTGGACTTGGAATTAACGATCTTTTTAAGCAAGTGGAATCCAAAATGCCTGTTAAATCTATAAAGCCTGCAAGTCAAGATGATAAAATTGCCAAAAATAAAAAAGCCAAAGAAAGTGCACAAACTAGAGATTTAAATGATGAGCTTGAAAAGATTATGGCTAACTTGGACACGCAAAAGACATTAAGTTTTGCTGTTCCAAAAGGAGAATTTGACGCTTTTTATGCAAAAGTGCATGAGATTTTAGCGCAAAGTTGGAATCCTGTGCGTACAAGTGTTGAACATTTTTCAGAGGTTGCTATCACCATTGATTCACAAGGCAGATTTTCTTATTCTATTATTAAAAAATCTGGAGATTTAGAATTTGATGAGGCTCTGAAGGGCTTTTTGGATATAATGAGTGTTCAAGAATTTCCACGCTATGAAGGTGGAGATAGCACTAAAATTATGGTAACTTTTAAAACTGAGGTGTAA
- the atpC gene encoding ATP synthase F1 subunit epsilon, producing the protein METLKLDIVTPEGKIFSNSVKSVTLPGSEGEFGVLPGHVGIVTTLRPGVIEVEKVDGKKEIVAINWGHVKVDETSVDVLAEGAVDINGDSESEIAQAIANAKQLLEESTDNNMAVSMVVSHIENAAKNSL; encoded by the coding sequence ATGGAAACCTTGAAATTAGATATTGTGACTCCAGAGGGAAAGATTTTTTCTAATTCTGTAAAAAGCGTTACTCTTCCTGGGAGCGAGGGGGAGTTTGGAGTTTTGCCCGGGCATGTTGGAATTGTAACAACATTGCGTCCTGGTGTAATTGAAGTTGAGAAAGTTGATGGCAAAAAAGAGATTGTTGCAATTAACTGGGGACATGTAAAAGTAGATGAAACAAGTGTTGATGTTTTAGCTGAAGGTGCGGTAGATATTAATGGAGATAGCGAGAGTGAAATTGCTCAAGCTATTGCAAATGCAAAGCAATTGCTTGAAGAATCTACGGATAATAATATGGCTGTTTCAATGGTGGTTTCACACATTGAAAATGCTGCAAAGAATTCATTGTGA
- a CDS encoding FoF1 ATP synthase subunit B': protein MTIIPTPWVMALVFVIFLVLVYLLNRMLYKPLLGFMDTRDASIKKDNEGIEGNAADIKALKKEADDILQKAREEAALIKNKAYESAKETAEVKITDKKNELTQKYNAFITSLEDEKERLKMSLRSEVPFFKESLQSKLGKL, encoded by the coding sequence ATGACTATTATCCCAACTCCTTGGGTAATGGCGTTAGTTTTTGTTATTTTTCTTGTATTGGTGTATTTGCTTAATCGTATGTTATATAAACCTTTATTGGGCTTTATGGATACGCGTGATGCCTCTATTAAGAAGGACAACGAAGGAATAGAAGGTAACGCCGCAGATATTAAGGCGTTAAAAAAAGAAGCAGACGATATTTTGCAAAAAGCTAGAGAAGAGGCGGCTTTGATTAAAAATAAAGCTTATGAAAGTGCAAAAGAAACTGCGGAAGTTAAAATTACCGACAAAAAGAATGAATTGACTCAAAAATATAATGCTTTTATAACAAGTTTGGAGGATGAAAAAGAGAGACTTAAAATGTCCTTGCGTTCAGAAGTTCCATTCTTTAAAGAGAGCTTACAATCTAAGCTCGGAAAGCTTTAA
- a CDS encoding MotA/TolQ/ExbB proton channel family protein encodes MSLFSLLDSYGITTVVVLLWLSLYFILVLWIFIYRYFSITMTLSGEKKCLEILLEGRNALPKNSLLGSNLAKIDKRLTEPMLQYALDKAIKDATIGLTFLAIVASTAPFIGLFGTVVEILEAFSKLGENSKATLDVIAPIISKALVATAAGILTAIPAYSFNLFLKRKVFELNTYLQLQINVLSSPKASV; translated from the coding sequence GTGAGTTTATTTTCTCTATTAGATAGCTACGGGATTACTACCGTAGTTGTTCTTCTTTGGCTTTCTTTATATTTTATTTTAGTGCTTTGGATTTTTATATATCGTTATTTTTCAATTACAATGACTCTATCAGGTGAAAAAAAATGTCTGGAGATATTGTTGGAAGGACGCAATGCGCTGCCTAAAAATTCTTTGCTAGGTTCTAATTTAGCAAAAATTGATAAAAGATTAACAGAGCCCATGTTGCAATACGCCTTAGATAAAGCAATTAAAGATGCGACAATTGGCTTGACATTTTTAGCAATTGTTGCTTCCACTGCGCCTTTTATTGGATTATTTGGTACAGTTGTTGAGATTTTGGAAGCATTTTCAAAACTTGGTGAAAATTCAAAGGCGACTTTGGATGTGATTGCGCCGATTATTTCAAAAGCTCTTGTCGCGACTGCAGCTGGAATTTTAACAGCAATTCCTGCTTATTCATTTAATTTATTTTTGAAGCGCAAGGTATTTGAGTTAAATACTTATTTGCAATTGCAAATTAATGTTTTAAGCTCTCCAAAAGCTTCAGTTTAG
- the tolB gene encoding Tol-Pal system protein TolB — MKKIVFVLMSLFGLACANGVDATLEVVKKFGNLPNILVQNVGSDYFEREFSQRIFKMLIADLKVTGHFTVQEEKEVISSEMLVNFDEYRKNKIDLVARIKAEKSESGVIARLHLYDVNSGLVALSKEYKNMQQETYPFLAHKMAIDINAYIKAPSVDWMERMVILAYYTKPGESDIIMSDYTLTYKKKVISGGLNIFPKWANAAQNAFYYTKYLDKPTLFKFDLGTGQNKKMFDSSGMLVASDVSNDENKILVTMAPNEQPDIFMYDITNGALKRLTKYSGIDVSGNFIDNEERVMFISDRLGYPNVFAIPASGEVSGNVEQMVFHGRNNNAANANGNYIVYSSRESNEEFDRNTFNLYLVSTKSDFIRRLSANGVNQLPRFSKDGETIMYIKHEANQSALGIIRLNYNKTLLFPLQGGVIQSMDW, encoded by the coding sequence ATGAAAAAAATTGTTTTTGTATTAATGAGTCTATTTGGACTTGCTTGTGCAAATGGGGTGGATGCTACTTTGGAGGTTGTAAAAAAATTTGGGAACCTTCCTAATATTTTGGTTCAAAATGTAGGCAGTGATTATTTTGAGCGTGAATTTAGTCAAAGAATTTTCAAAATGCTTATTGCAGATTTAAAGGTTACAGGACATTTTACGGTTCAAGAAGAAAAAGAAGTTATTTCTAGTGAAATGCTTGTAAATTTTGATGAATATCGCAAAAACAAAATCGATTTAGTTGCTCGTATTAAAGCAGAGAAAAGCGAGAGTGGTGTGATTGCAAGATTGCACCTTTATGATGTGAATTCTGGTTTGGTTGCTTTAAGTAAAGAATATAAAAATATGCAGCAAGAAACATATCCATTTTTAGCGCATAAAATGGCAATTGATATTAATGCTTATATTAAGGCTCCAAGTGTAGATTGGATGGAGCGTATGGTTATTCTTGCGTACTATACAAAGCCAGGAGAGAGTGATATTATAATGAGTGATTATACACTGACTTATAAAAAGAAAGTGATAAGTGGTGGTTTGAATATATTTCCTAAATGGGCAAATGCTGCACAGAATGCTTTTTATTATACAAAATATCTTGATAAGCCTACACTTTTTAAATTTGACCTAGGAACAGGACAAAATAAAAAAATGTTCGACAGCAGTGGAATGCTTGTAGCTTCAGATGTAAGCAATGATGAAAATAAAATTTTAGTAACAATGGCTCCAAATGAACAACCAGATATTTTTATGTATGATATAACAAATGGTGCATTAAAGCGTCTTACAAAATATAGCGGTATTGATGTAAGTGGGAATTTTATTGATAATGAAGAGCGCGTAATGTTTATCTCTGATAGGCTTGGCTATCCTAATGTCTTTGCGATTCCAGCTAGTGGAGAAGTGTCTGGAAATGTAGAACAAATGGTATTTCATGGGCGCAATAACAATGCAGCAAATGCAAATGGTAACTATATTGTGTATTCTAGTCGTGAAAGCAATGAAGAGTTTGATAGAAACACATTTAATTTATATCTTGTCTCTACTAAAAGCGATTTTATCCGTCGTTTAAGTGCAAATGGTGTGAATCAGTTGCCGCGTTTTTCTAAAGATGGAGAAACGATTATGTATATCAAGCACGAGGCAAATCAGAGCGCACTTGGAATCATCCGCTTAAATTATAATAAAACATTGTTATTTCCATTGCAAGGTGGTGTAATTCAATCAATGGATTGGTAA
- the atpG gene encoding ATP synthase F1 subunit gamma, whose translation MGNNLKDIRKQISSVLNTQKTTRAMKLVSTSKLKKAEEMARRSRMYAGKIVEVLEEIKVKVASGENVQENPYFNAGNKDSKLVDIILVTADKGLCGGFNINTIKEVNRIIAEQKEKNLKVRLRVIGKKAIEYYKFNEIEMLDSVVGLSATPQYADAAEFVNKAVADYLNGVTSKVILVHNGFKNMISQEMKVSQLLPIESITLSEECASVLEVEPNEQENEILNELAKKYVEFSMYYALVDSLAAEHSARMQAMDAATSNAGELAKSLTIAYNKARQEAITTELVEINTGVESMK comes from the coding sequence ATGGGAAACAACCTAAAGGATATTAGAAAGCAGATTTCAAGCGTTTTAAATACGCAAAAAACAACGCGTGCAATGAAGCTTGTATCTACTTCTAAGCTTAAAAAAGCCGAAGAAATGGCTAGACGATCTAGAATGTATGCAGGAAAGATTGTTGAAGTCTTAGAAGAGATTAAAGTTAAAGTTGCAAGTGGGGAAAATGTGCAAGAAAATCCTTATTTTAACGCAGGAAATAAGGATTCTAAACTTGTTGATATTATTTTGGTAACAGCTGATAAAGGGCTTTGTGGTGGCTTTAATATCAATACAATTAAAGAAGTTAATCGCATAATTGCCGAACAGAAAGAAAAGAATCTAAAAGTGCGTTTGCGCGTTATTGGAAAGAAAGCCATAGAATATTATAAGTTTAATGAGATTGAGATGCTAGATAGTGTGGTTGGTTTAAGTGCTACACCACAATATGCAGACGCAGCAGAGTTTGTTAATAAGGCAGTTGCAGATTACCTAAATGGTGTGACATCTAAAGTAATTTTAGTGCATAATGGATTTAAAAATATGATTTCTCAAGAAATGAAAGTTTCGCAGCTTTTGCCAATTGAGAGCATTACGCTTTCAGAGGAATGTGCTTCTGTGTTGGAAGTGGAACCAAATGAGCAGGAGAATGAGATTTTAAATGAGCTTGCTAAGAAGTATGTTGAATTTAGTATGTATTATGCGCTTGTGGATTCTTTGGCAGCAGAACATAGTGCTAGAATGCAAGCAATGGATGCAGCAACAAGCAATGCAGGAGAATTAGCAAAAAGCTTAACGATTGCTTATAATAAAGCGCGTCAAGAGGCTATTACAACAGAGCTAGTAGAGATTAATACTGGCGTTGAGTCAATGAAATAA